Part of the Polycladomyces zharkentensis genome, GCCCCCGGGAGAGTAGGACGCCGCCAGGCAGGAGCTCCTTTAAAAACCAATAATTACAACTTGCAATTGAGGACGAATCGTTGTATACTATCTCTTGCCGATTGGAAATGAAACGTTCCTCAGTAGCTCAATGGTAGAGCGCCCGGCTGTTAACCGGTAGGTTGCAGGTTCGAGTCCTGCCTGAGGAGCCACGCTCCCATAGCTCAGTCGGTAGAGCGCTTCCATGGTAAGGAAGAGGTCACCAGTTCGAGTCTGGTTGGGAGCTCCATCGACGTGGCCCGTTGGTGAAGCGGTTAACACACCAGCCTTTCACGCTGGCATGCAGGGGTTCGAATCCCCTACGGGTCACCAAATGCAAGAGGAGCTTGAGGGGTTTCCTTCAAGCTCTTCAATTGGGACGGTTAGCTCAGCTGGGAGAGCACCTGCCTTACAAGCAGGGGGTCGGCGGTTCGATCCCGTCACCGTCCACCACCCTGTGGAGGGGTAGCGAAGTGGTCAAACGCAGCAGACTGTAAATCTGCCGGCTATGCCTTCGTAGGTTCGAATCCTACCCCCTCCACCATCCCTACATATGGGATAATGGGGAGTAGCCAAGTGGTAAGGCAACGGACTTTGACTCCGTGATGCGCAGGTTCGAATCCTGCCTCCCCAGCCAACCATTATAATTACATGACAACATGACACGAGCCATTAGCTCAGTTGGTAGAGCACCTGACTTTTAATCAGGGTGTCCCAGGTTCGAGTCCTGGATGGCTCACCATATGCGGAAGTGGCTCAGGGGTAGAGCACCGCCTTGCCAAGGCGGGGGTCGCGGGTTCGAATCCCGTCTTCCGCTCCAAACAACAAAACCCTTCGTGAGATTCACGAAGGGTTTTTTGCATGATGAAGAGAAAATGAAGTGTTTCATTTTAAAAGCCTGATCAACGGGCAGTAGCTTCTCATTTCCGCAAACACAAAGATTTTTTTTTATTCATCCCGATGCAAATGGACGATTCCCCTTATTCCCGCCTTTGAATCGACGAATTTCCTGTGATGTTCCGCTCAGCGAAGACAGCTCGGTATTGACCCGTCCAATGGTTTAGAAAATCAAGGCATTACATGCCTTTTACCTTGAGGGATATCCTATGGGAGTGGATGAATTCACCTTTACGAGTCCTTGCTACCGGAACTGACAACGCCCCCGTTTGTATAGGACGCGCAAATTTATACGAAAAAAGCCATCATATGGAAAAAGTCGCGGAAGGCTTGGATTGGTGGGGTTTTTGCGTTATGGTACAATGAAAACCGCGGAATTGTCGCACGAAAGCTTGAAAAGGGGGGAATCTCTCCTTCGGGAGAATGGCGCCTATGAACCAGTACCAAGAGCGGAAACCCATCACAGTGATCGGAGTACCATTGGATTTAGGAGCTGGGCGTCGCGGTGTCGACATGGGCCCGAGTGCGATCCGCTACGCGAACTTGCATGAAAAGCTGACAAAAATGGGATTTGACGTGGAGGACATCGGCAATCTGTCCGTACCCACGTTGGAAACGTACAAAGTGATCGATCCCAATTTAAAATATTTGGACGAAATTGTCGCCGTTAATGAAAAGCTGGCGGAGACCGTCTCCGATACGGTGGAAAAAGGGCGGTTCCCCTTGGTGTTGGGAGGGGATCACAGCATTGCGATCGGAACGATCGCAGGGGTGGCCAAACACCATCGCAAATTGGGAGTGATCTGGTTTGACGCACACGGTGATCTGAATACGCACGAAACCACACCTTCCGGCAATATCCACGGCATGTCGCTGGCGGCCAGCCTTGGCTACGGTCATGAGGCGCTGGTCCATTGTGGTGGATACGCACCCAAAGTGAGTCCGGAAAACGTCGTGATCATCGGTGCGCGGGAGTTGGACCCCGGTGAGCGGAAGCTGATCAAGGAATTGGGTATTCGCGTTTTTACCATGCATGATATTGATCGGATCGGCATGGCGCGTGTGATGGAAGAAGCACTGAAAGTGGTGACAGACGGCACGG contains:
- the rocF gene encoding arginase translates to MNQYQERKPITVIGVPLDLGAGRRGVDMGPSAIRYANLHEKLTKMGFDVEDIGNLSVPTLETYKVIDPNLKYLDEIVAVNEKLAETVSDTVEKGRFPLVLGGDHSIAIGTIAGVAKHHRKLGVIWFDAHGDLNTHETTPSGNIHGMSLAASLGYGHEALVHCGGYAPKVSPENVVIIGARELDPGERKLIKELGIRVFTMHDIDRIGMARVMEEALKVVTDGTDGVHLSLDLDGLDPKDCPGVGTPVVGGITYRESHLAMEMLAEANVLTSAEFVEVNPILDNGNKTAKVAVALVGSAFGEIVL